The segment ttattttatctaagcaattgatatttttcaaaggTTGTTTCACAAAAAGAATCAAAtataacccccaccccccaaaatttataaaaagaccaatatatatatatatatatatatatatatatatatataaataataaataaaaaccaacaaaaaactcaaaatcccccccccccaaacaaaaaCCAACTAAccaaacacacaaacaaaaccCCAGAACATTGAGGTGAAAATGCGTTTGATCTATAAAACAAGATCTTTCtcttcctttaaaaaaaaaacctatctccagaattttttaatgttgaaaCTGCTTTTAGCTACAGTACCTGACCATAATACAGTACGCAAAATGGCCGCCGTAAAATAAATTCTACACACATTCCTGGTGTTTTGGTTGTGTTTTTTCCACCAAATTAAAATGTATTCTATCTTACTATAGGACAACCCTATATTACTGTAACCCAGTAACAACTTCACGACAAATTTTCTGAGACACTAGCCACACTGGCAAGTGAATAAGCCCGATgtctttatgaaaattttactagcccgaaaataaaataaaataaacataaaaggCATGGTTTATCGGGATGAATTCAAAACACATACATTGAAAAGCACTAATCAGACTAAaataccaacaacaaaaaaggtCATTGTAGATTTCAAatatctctctctttctctatctatctacagttcaaatataacaataaaatattaTATGCGCGTTTTCCTTTTATGAAGATTGACATCCATTTCCACAGTATCAGTACTCGTTCCTACAAAGTCGGACCAATTTATTTTTCCTTACAATGCTTAGTGAGGCATAGGACCTTCCTCACTTCGCCAACATCTCTACATGTTTGAgccaaataatatttttgatagCACTTACGTCTTTAGAAATATGTAACTGCATGCTAAGCATCAAATGGTCACGATCAGCGTAATTGAGTCTAGGCTTCTGTACGGATCTCAACATATCGTTACCAAATTGGAGAGCGGGCAGGGTCACatatagaaaatgtaaatataaatttatttacCATATGCGAAtgccaaaatattttttatatgtgaTCACTGGGTTACAGATTGGAGATTAGAATTCAGACTGACAGTACAGGAAAAGACACAGATATAGCATTTAAGTTACGGACATCCTTTATTTTGGTTTTCTTGTCAGTTACGGacataggttttttttttttacacgtcCTTCTTCGCCCCGTTTTCAGTACGGTATATTTCTTCATTTAGGGATTAAAGAATGAAACAAAATACTGCagtgtatttttatttctatatctAACTACACATCAATGAAAACATAAAGCACGAGAGAATAATCCGTTGATTACAAAATCATCGATAATAATTTTCAGCTGAGTTAGCGTCATCCATCTTGGGGTGTCCGTAAATCACATTGACCCCAGTTCCATCCCTCTATGCACTTAATAGCTaatatttaattcttttttcaTCAAACTCACTGAACATGGCTGATTTTTCGCTTTCCTTACAACATCCGCTGTTCTTTGACGATTTCTTCCCCATGCACCGCCACCACCAGTGTTCTCTCTCGAACTTTGACCTTTCCCCACGCCAGAATTCTGCAGGGCTCCCTCCAATGTCCTGGAACTTTTCCCATCTGCTCTGCATGCCCTGCACGTAACTTTTCCCGAAAATTAGAAGcacctgctcaatggctgtcaATAAACTGGGCGTCATTGAATCTTTTGGTCCGCTCTCGGACTTACACTCAAACTTCCGGAAAAAGTCGGAGTTTATTTTGTTCACTTCATCATAACGAGTCTCCCAGATTTCCTTCGGGGACACGCCTTTCTCGATCATCTTGTCCCATTCGTCAGTGAAGAGCAGGccacaagatttttttttaccgtcAGCCATAGATTTGCTCTTCTTATCGTTGCAAGACGTTGTCCACATGATGGGTGCAATTCAGACTTTTCTTTTACCACACTCAGGAATGTGTTTTCAAAATAGTTTGATTTCTCTATGCACAAACTGGGTCgaatttgtgtatatatatgaattatcaCGTGTACGTGGCTTTCCGATAAATGATGAAATGTCTCCCCGTCTGTTACAGGTGTTAGTGTGTATTTTTATGAACAATAGAACAAACTCATGACTATGAGTGGAATTTCAGAAATTGGAAAAACCAAATAACACAGATCTGTCTATTCAAAGCGAGATAACTCGAAGTCATAGCGATTTCGAAATCAGGCAATTGGATAGTATGTTTAATTGTACATGGATTTTTGAAATGGTATTCGAATTCTAAACATTTGAATCTAGggcctacatgtacatgtatcagtagAGGTAGTTTCGCACGTATCGTACAGGACGGCTGGAAATGTGCTACACAGCTGAAGCTACACGTTAAAAGATTATTCCactgaataattttttttaaaaaagtttcgTCGAGTCACATCTGAATAGAAAACAATAAGATCCTAATGGTCGCTATATGATGCTACAGCACGGAAACAGATACGGGTTTTCGGATCATTTACCGTTGTTTAATATTCTAAATCTGATCTTAGTTTTGTTGTGATCGAACACGGTAATGACGTCAAATCATTCTCAGATTAGCATGATAACTGATAGATATTCAATATAAGCGACAGTCACGGGGACATTTCTCAAACGGTGACAGACTGACATAAGTAGAGCCCGGGGAAGAGGAGGggtgtgtgacgtcatagtgcGGGGGTAAGGGGTCAAACATGAGCCGCCAGGAAAATATCCACGCAGGAAAAAATTAGTGTCAACTCAGCATAAAACGCGAAAAAATCTGTCAACTACTGGTGCGTGGGATTATGTCAGGAAAAGTGCTGAAATCAATTGGGCGCGGATCTTAGAGAACAGTTCATTGTCGCATCGACTTGATAGTGATTTTAACCGCGTATCGGGACGACGAAGTAAACTTGACTCCAcaggtatatatttaaaaaaaagcttACCGTCTTTAGCAACAGCTTTTAAGAGTGAATTTGAATGATCTCTTAgttttgattatcaaaatgtgCTGAAATGGAAACCCTTACAAAAGCAGTATTCTGAGTCCCATTGTATAAGATTTTCTTCACTAGTATGACCTTgaaatgaatggtaaaaaacCGGGGCTCCCtaacccctcctaggcacctgatttaaaggagttatgagattgatcattgttcgttatcccCACCTTTCATTAGCACCTATTCAAACCTCtatattaaagctgtatgacccgatgttcatgtattatttttgtacacaattactttaaagcagattaattattttataaagttattaacttctccttaattacatgcttgaaaacatctgcatgtaaaagaaaacagtgaaaatattatttagaaagtaaatatagtgtggtacatatatattatgcagtgttagacgtctataaatagatccACGCGcttcaggggaatcccaacatgatgtattacctcatacgcaactgtctagttttaaggctgaaagagcgtaaaacaacgaattactaagaggtatttgatatttttatttctattatacttacggcacggtactgttgtaacaaaatacacagctttacacagataagaccaccgatgatctgaaagtttgaacaggtcacgtgactgtcacttgaaatggcagagtgacgcggttatttgtaaacatcgatttaaaatcaaataattttggttaaaacagatgaaataatgtatgatatgtcatacagcctcataactacatacgtgcgatgatttaatagcgtttttacgagatggaaaaaaatattgtaattcggaccatacagctttaaaacaaagaaaatgagATTTCCAGtgtgtttaatgaaatataattttttaaagactAGAAACAAAGCAAACAGGTTTTTGAATTGGtcaaattttcatacaaaataattctTGCACAAGTAGTACAACTGTATTAGAAATGAACCTGGATAAAAACCTGTAAATACTGGATAGAAACCTGTAAATACTGGATAAACCTGTAAATACTGGATAAAcctgtaaatactgtaatagTTTGGCCACATATTATATCATAACGTACCGGTATATGAAGTTTGATGGAAAGATGAATAATTGTTATTAAAATGTGAACAATtgcaaataataaaataaaatttgtccTAAAAGAATAGAATAATTTAACCACAGAAATCTGAAAAAAATGCAAAAGCTTGAAGTTAACCTGATACAAATAGTTTACCTAAATcgtagacttgctcaagtctctatgttgtttttattactttatcatttcatccaaattttactgtgtttcaGAAATCTAAATCTCTGGTCTCTACCATACTTAAATGCCACCGAACATATCAAAGTTTTGGGCAttattaaagctgacatgaattgaTAAATAGGTACACATTTCTCATCGAGTGAACTTCAttttttggacagtttttattattcttaTGCAAGTCTTAGCATTACATCACTACAAAACTGTTTATAGTGATTAGTCCCACCAAATAGAAAATTCTTAAAacacaaagaaacaaaacaaagaacaacgagtgtttctgtttttatgccaattttttttttaatgataataataaaagaagATGATTTctatgaataatgataaatgccTTGTAATAGTTgtgtgtcaatttcattaattgcAACATATCTCCCTTGGGTAAAACGGCATTTTAACCAATGGAAATTAAGAAAATTTTCACATCATGCATTTTCTACCAATCATAGCAAAGAGGAAGTGCACAGTCCGAAGACTGTAAATCACTTCAACTCTGTATACCGTTTTCCAAGGAAGACAGTAATGATAATGGTGTCCGCCATGTTTCTCTGTGTTCAGCTGTTAAAAAGCAACTCTCCCAAAAAGGAGACATATGTCCCCCGCCGGAGGACGTCCAGTGCTACGTCATGGGGACTTTTGGCGGGACTTAAGTGTGAAATGAGTGGTGGGGCCCCGTATCTGCACTACCTACAAAGCACTCGCCGCGGCCTCGTTCTGGCTCTGTAGTTGCTGACATGCACTCAATAAAAGCAACATACGTTGACCAAATGACATttttctatggttgttatataCTGCATTGTTGTGTAGCTATTGTTATTGTTATATATAGCTTGATGTTGGTGTATCgttatttttgtttattgtttataaaGATGGCACCAGCCGATGATGCAGCTCCAAATTTCAAAATGGTCTCAGTTTCAAATCCAAAATGATCGCAGCTTCAAATCACAAAAGCCCCGGTCTGATCCCAAATCACAATTACCCTTGTTACAACCCCGGTCCCAAATTCCGATGATCCTGGCCCCATACCTAATTCTACATCCAGATGGTCTAGCCTAAAATCCACTCTTAAATCACAATGACACCAGCCTCAATATTCCTGGCCCCAAATCCAAATGGTCCAAACCTTAGTCTCAAATCCTAATGTTTCTGTCCCAGTTGCAAACCCAATGACCCTAACCCAAATCCCAATTTACTGAGTCACCAAAGGCAGAATCTGGTCCATCGAATTATCTGTCGGAATGTAGATTATATCACCAGTGTCTCACTGACGTTGATTTGTTTAAAAGTGTGTGGATAATAGTaatcaaagaagaaaaaaaagaaaaaaagaaagaaccGGGAGTGAAAATTATGCAACGCCCCTTATTCTGGACGAGGACAAATTTATCTGTATCCGTTATGTGAAAAGAATTCCGGTAGTTTCCGACAATTTGAAAAGTGATAACCCGCGCTTAATCACGTGCTATAATCTAAGACGGTGGGGGCAGTTACGTTTTGTTTCCATTCGACATGGATTCGGTTGATTAGAAAATCGATCGACGATTTGTTAATTAAGAAACGCGCGGCATGTTCACAGCAGGTGGTTTTAATTATCTAATGCATACTCAGACCGatgttttttaatcattttccTGTTGCACTGCGGTGTCGTACTTTCATTCACAGGAAGAGTGTAGGCATGTTACATATGCAATGGTATTAATTATATGGTTCAAATTAACGTGAGAAATTAATTGACTTGTTTGCGGCTTACATTGCATGCTATCGAAGTCATCAGTTCCATTCACATGCCCACAGATATGAAAATCCATTCTTGCCTTAGGAAAATACCAGGTCGATCAGAGTAGTGCAGGAGGACGTAAAAGAACGAAGTTAGTTTGGTATCGTATTTGGCCCCCtgaattattaaaaaatgaagtacatgttgAATCAAACTTCTacattgcaaaatactgacGGAGATACACTTGTCTCAAAAATAAAacgaaactttgaaaatgtgtCACATTTCTACTACATTGACGTTGCCAAAATACGTACGGAACACAAATTTccggaaaatttcataaaatttaaccacttttaaagatatttgaatagGTCCGCATAATATCACcactttaaaattttcacacaTAAAACATTTATGTGCATgcatttcacataaaaaaaaattacgatgGTGATATTGTGCGGACCATACTGATTTCTTATTTTACGTTCATATTTTTAGCGTTTTTACAGCATGGAAATACACGTCATGTTTATGGATGTTGTTATATATGTGTTGTTACATAAGTTTACCTATATTTTgattacaaaagaaaatactCGTCTAACACCGcatcaaatgataaaattcctAACATCAATTTAAAGGGGCAATGTCACGATACGATATTTACATGTCTTCCCttgtgttgtgtattatatTCTTACTTCCGTCCCTGTAACTAAGCGACATGTACACTAGTTGGGAATACTTTGATATCAATGTTACCGGGTGATAACTCCAACAAGCATACCGGTCACAAGGTTTATTTATCACAATCGATCAGAATAACATCATTCACAGATCATCCAAATGTTATCCGATAAATATCATCCAAAAGATTCTACAACAAgtaataacaaatattaaacatGCACTCATTACATATGACACGACGTAAAATCACGGACAGACATGACAAAGAAATAATTCCATATTAAATTCCATTAATCACATAAATAGAATTGTCTTTTCTTCATCAGATCACATCATTgatataaaatcataattaatcaaatttactTAATATTCTGCATTTAAACTAAGAACCTGTCCAGAACATATAATGGCAAGACAAACATATCAAACACCACCTAAACAATACATAACACACTCTTACCAAATATGTGGTATTAGAATCCGGATGGATCTATAGTAATGTGTAGATCTGGTGTATATCTATCaattaatacaaatatatatattactcaGATTTCTGAAGCAATACActcattatgaaaaaaatagaaataaaataatcatactACTCTTACTCTCACTCACTCTATGCATAAAATCCTTAACATAATTAGTAACTGACCTGATTAGTAGATTGTAGTCTGTATGTCCAAAGTTTTCAACTAAAGTATGACACAACTGcccaattcaatttctaaattcaaactgAATCTTACACTGACCAAGAACTGCCAAGCGACCAATAATTAAGAAACGAACCGATGAACCACGAAAAACAATCCATAACCAACCTAAACTATAGCTGGCCATAAGGGAAATACTCAAATATTAAAAGTTGTTTAATACCAACTATGGAAGCCTGTTTGTGTATTTGTAACCGttcttgaatatgaatttcacAAGATGGTTGTAGGGTAGTGAGttcatttatttcatcaatCATACGGAGTAAAACATATACGAGATGAGATGTGATGACCCGGTTTATGGAACCGAGTTAGCCCCTTATACAGTGTTGGCTCAAAACTGGGCTTTATATATACTGACAGGTAAAGGTGTTGTATAGAACAATCCAAGTACTTTTAGATTTATAAAATGTAGTCACACCTATGTAAGACAAACTATTCTTCTCCTGGTCTAGCAACTCACTAACTactcactttgaaaaaaaaagaatacctGCAAGCACCCTGAAATTCCCGCCAGGGTCTACCATTGGCCAAAATACAAATAACCAGCCAATAGAAATTTAAACCCAGTACATTACCTATTAAAATGTACATACTTTCACCTAGGCTATTCAATACCTGAGACCTGGACTTAACCATTATAAGAAATAGGGGTGTTTAGGTTTAtttaaacacatacacacaaaacTGTAGTTAGTAGCGCTGCGCATGAATGAATGCAAgcatgaatgaatgaatgagaaTCTGGATTAAATCAAAGtataatgtaaaataataaaacaaaagtcCAACTATCACATATTTATTGCACATACTAAGCTGATATTATTTATCGTAAAATTAAAAACACTGAACACATGTAGTAatataaattaaacattttattattccaGACGGGTAAGGATGCTCTACCACATCAATCACTGGGTGTAACATGAAAACCCCTCTCATTGAATAATGAAACCATGATAATGTGTTATATCAGGCGCTCTTTACCCCCCTTTATGTGCTACCAGTGGGTCTGGCGTACAACATACACACTGTCTGAGATTGTAACTTAGTGGTTATAATTGTTCTGTTGTACAACATACACACTGTCTGAGGTCGTAATTTATTAGTGGTCATAATTGTTTGAGAAAGACTGACATAAGTATTTACTGTGGATATAAAATATAACCAATGAGTTTAGGGGATAAAATAACTCATTTTTCTCTAGCCAGATAAGCTAGTATTGAGAAATTTTCTACAAGACAGTAGCCTCAGGGAGTTGGGTTAGTGAATTTTAATAAATACTCGCCAttacattctacatgtatataaattaacCAGTCATCTTTCTTCAACATCGAGGTTTTATCGAATCCCCTCGATATGCATATTCTATAActtaaatattttcaaactgGACACGTCCAACTGAAACCTAAACTTAAATCCGCCAGTGTTTTATCTATAACTTGATACATATCATCAGTGTAATTTACCATTGTAATGTAGAAcgttatattttcaattttacgttgataattaaatcaaGTGTAGAAAATATCTTATCCGTGAGATGatttttttatacatacatttatttcatacatattacAATGCCATGGAAAATCataataattctttttatacatacatttatttcatacatattacAATGCCATGGAAAATCATAATAATCTAAGTATCAAAAGTTGTGAACAGGAAGAGCGAAATGTGATTGGAATCAATATCAATCATTATTAATTTCATGTCAAACATATATCACAGCATTAAACACCGCCTGATTCTTAACGTCATACTGTAGAGGCAGTTACAGTGAAAACGAGAGTGAACGTAAAACTCCCACAATGCATTCAACATCAAAGATACCAAAGAAAATGACGGAAAACGCCCACAAATACATACATTCTACAAAGcaatattgatatacaaaatgaaaaacaagacagtattcattacataaaaatatagaaaaatacccctgagtaatttttaaaaatcaaaatcaaaataatatatatcattaataacataaataaaatcaagataatacatgtatatataatgtaaaatatatactcATCTAATACAATGAAGAAAACCAGAAACACTTATTACGTATTTTATTCTAGAATActtatgatttttaattataagTTCATAACAGTGACTgattatcatatttttaatcataaaaatggttattgaatttaaaataatgtaCGGAATATATAAACTATGCGATATCTGCatttaaaattacaaatttgatacaaattcatgcaacaaaaatatttttgtatgaaacacatgtatatgtttgtaactatttttgttcaatatttttaattggAACGATATGGATGTCTTATTCACTGtataaaacacacaaatgaCCGTACAGAAATCAACATTTATTAATCCTCAGCATTATACGTAGAAAATCGCAGAGACATCTACATTGAAAAATACCCAAATGTAAATGCAAATTACAAATGGCCGCATAGAAATCGACATTGATAAAAtactaaacattgaaaatatacaaatgatGATACAGAAATACCCAGCAATATAAAATACGTAAATAATCGAATAAAAATCTACACTTATAAATaccaaacattaaaaatatacaaatgatcATACAGATATACCCAATATTATAAAATACCTACATCTACAATCATAAATACTCCGAACCGTGCCGTTACTGTGTgtatcataaaaataaataccaaGCTATAATGCTGTTATGGTGTGTTCATAAATAGCCGGCGTTATGGTGTGTTCATAAATAGCCGGTGTTATGCTGTGTTCATAAATAGCCGGCGTTATGGTGTGTTCATAAATAGCCGGTGTTATGCTGTGTTCATAAATAGCCAGCGTTATGGTGTGTTCATAAATAGCCGGTGTTATGCTGTGTTCATAAATAGCCAGTGTTATGTTGTGTTCATGAATAGCCGGCGTTATGCTGTTCTGGTGTTTGGTGCTTTCTGAGACAGTCGACCAGCGGTCAGAGGGATTTATGCTGTTCTACACTGTATGTTAACATACCAGGAAATGTCTAGTTATAGAAGCATAGTACATTACCATCACTGCACATGGATTTTGTGTGGACAttgaatatacatatagattTGCATAGATAAATGTAAACATCAGTGAGatggtaaaaatgaaataaaaataattattagaTCGATGAAAAATTGTCATGAGGTGTAAGGTTATTCAGTGAAAtcaagaggggggggggggggggggtgtcatgtCTCAGGCTTGAAATTTTGCGAGGTAAATTTCAATGTACATTTTACACTATGACGTATAAATGAATCCCATGATATATAACAAGATTTCTTGTGAAAGATACCTACTATATGTTCACTACAAATGCATACAGTTTTCTCTAAAACATACAATTTAATTCGAAAGCTATTTACAATCTGTTAAAGAATTCACAAGCTCCGTTACATCAAAGAGAATAAATGCTCTCAGTTTCAAAATTCATTCACTGAATGCCCTCAgaattaataatacactgtacGAGAACTGGTTTCATTAAATCTCTTCAATATGctacaatttttgaaatttgaatgtaaaggggggagggggtcctTACAAATGAAACTTTCGCTGTTTTGGCAGTTTTGGAAACATTACTGTAAATACATTGCTCATTAGAGGATCTCGATAACATTGTATTTCTGTGTCTATATAATGATCGGGATTATTGTGATATACGTATGTAGAGTAATACACATTTATTGAAAATCCTCTGTACTATACACGATATGCTCTGAACAAttcaatgctctctctctctctctctctatatatatatatacctggtACAGTTCATATTTAACAATGTATTATTTGCATGCATGTTTTCCTTGTAGAAATTCCTTCGTTAAGGAATGACATTAATGTGCACGTTTTCACTCTGTACACTTAATCTTTAAGAATTTCTTCATCAAACTCACTGAACAT is part of the Ostrea edulis chromosome 2, xbOstEdul1.1, whole genome shotgun sequence genome and harbors:
- the LOC125679524 gene encoding uncharacterized protein LOC125679524 codes for the protein MWTTSCNDKKSKSMADGKKKSCGLLFTDEWDKMIEKGVSPKEIWETRYDEVNKINSDFFRKFECKSESGPKDSMTPSLLTAIEQVLLIFGKSYVQGMQSRWEKFQDIGGSPAEFWRGERSKFEREHWWWRCMGKKSSKNSGCCKESEKSAMFSEFDEKRIKY